In Synechococcus sp. HK05, one DNA window encodes the following:
- a CDS encoding MFS transporter: protein MRWSRPSTSLCAFVTLLNDRLGESIVFPLLPFLLASFTSNGRTLGLLAGSYALAQFAFTPLIGALSDRYGRKPVIAVCVAGSVLGLGLFAITLSINWQAIPWAAGSLIPLALLFGGRLIDGVSGGTAATAGAVLADISTPENRAKAFGLIGVAFGLGFILGPAFGGVLAGFSVTLPVWVATGFAVMNLLLVLTVLPETHPPEARQAMPRKRDLNPLVALKRVFTNPQVRRLCAAFFLFFLAFNGFTAVLVLYFKQVFNWGPGLATTAFLVVGVVATVVQGGLIGPLVNRFGEYRLTLAGLGFVIVGCLLIPLAQASNAAAVVFSAVAILALGTGLVTPSLRALVSRRLGDSGQGAALGSLQGLQSLGSFIGPPLAGLSYDLLGQRSPFWLGIAVLVGVASLVAGGLPSSGERTQNSPI from the coding sequence ATGCGCTGGAGCCGCCCCTCCACCAGCCTCTGCGCGTTCGTCACCCTGCTCAACGACCGGCTGGGGGAGAGCATCGTGTTCCCCCTGCTGCCGTTTCTGCTGGCGAGCTTCACCAGCAACGGCCGCACCCTCGGCCTGCTGGCCGGTAGCTATGCCCTGGCGCAATTCGCCTTCACGCCGCTGATCGGTGCCCTGAGCGACCGTTATGGCCGCAAACCGGTGATCGCTGTGTGCGTGGCGGGCTCGGTGCTCGGGCTCGGGCTGTTTGCCATCACCCTCAGCATCAACTGGCAGGCGATTCCCTGGGCTGCCGGAAGCCTGATCCCCCTGGCCCTGCTCTTCGGAGGCCGGCTGATCGATGGGGTCAGTGGCGGCACCGCCGCCACCGCCGGCGCCGTGCTGGCCGATATCTCCACCCCTGAAAACCGCGCCAAGGCCTTCGGCTTGATCGGCGTGGCCTTCGGGCTGGGCTTCATCCTGGGCCCCGCCTTCGGAGGCGTGTTGGCGGGCTTCAGCGTCACCCTGCCGGTGTGGGTGGCCACGGGCTTTGCCGTGATGAACCTGCTGCTGGTGCTCACCGTGCTGCCGGAAACCCATCCGCCGGAAGCGCGCCAGGCGATGCCACGCAAACGGGATCTCAACCCCTTGGTGGCCCTCAAACGGGTGTTCACCAATCCGCAGGTGCGCCGCCTGTGCGCGGCCTTTTTCCTCTTCTTTCTGGCGTTCAACGGCTTCACCGCCGTGTTGGTGCTCTATTTCAAGCAGGTGTTCAACTGGGGCCCTGGCCTGGCCACCACGGCCTTCCTGGTGGTGGGCGTGGTGGCCACGGTGGTGCAGGGCGGCCTGATCGGCCCGCTGGTGAACCGCTTCGGTGAATACCGGCTCACCCTGGCGGGCCTGGGCTTTGTGATCGTGGGCTGCCTGTTGATTCCCCTGGCCCAGGCGAGCAACGCTGCTGCTGTGGTGTTCAGCGCCGTGGCGATTCTCGCCCTGGGCACCGGTCTGGTCACCCCGAGTTTGCGGGCGCTGGTGTCGCGCCGGTTGGGTGATAGCGGTCAGGGCGCAGCCCTGGGCAGCCTCCAGGGCCTGCAGAGCCTGGGCAGCTTCATCGGCCCGCCCCTGGCGGGTCTCAGCTACGACCTCCTGGGCCAGCGCAGCCCGTTCTGGCTGGGGATCGCCGTGCTGGTGGGTGTGGCGTCGCTGGT
- the moaB gene encoding molybdenum cofactor biosynthesis protein B, translating to MSLAIALLTVSDTRTRADDRSGDALQQRLEDAGHRLVERHIVPDNRYQIRAELSRWIADPAVQVVISSGGTGLTGRDGTPEAVAPLLDKTIEGFGELFRVLSFETIGTSTLQSRCLAGVANGTVIFVLPGSLDAVETAWDRLISAQLNEATRPCNLVQLLSRLTEPAG from the coding sequence TTGAGCCTCGCCATCGCCCTGCTCACGGTGTCCGACACGCGCACTCGGGCCGACGACCGCTCGGGTGACGCCCTGCAGCAGCGCTTGGAGGACGCCGGCCATCGTTTGGTGGAGCGCCACATCGTGCCTGATAACCGTTATCAGATTCGCGCTGAGTTGAGCCGTTGGATCGCTGATCCGGCCGTGCAGGTGGTGATCAGCAGCGGCGGCACGGGGCTCACCGGCCGGGATGGCACGCCAGAAGCGGTGGCACCCCTGCTGGATAAAACGATCGAGGGTTTCGGGGAGCTGTTTCGGGTGCTCTCCTTCGAAACGATTGGCACCAGTACCCTCCAGAGCCGCTGCCTTGCCGGGGTGGCCAATGGCACGGTGATTTTCGTGCTGCCGGGTTCGTTGGATGCGGTGGAAACCGCCTGGGATCGCTTGATCTCAGCTCAGCTCAATGAAGCCACACGCCCCTGCAATTTGGTGCAGTTGCTGTCGCGTTTGACAGAGCCGGCGGGCTGA
- a CDS encoding MoaD/ThiS family protein, with product MGHTPTNEIRIRLFAGLREQAGWAEQYWSVATTPKGPLTPEELWDILQLPGPLGSVRIAINQQFAEPNTPLKPGDELAFLPPISGG from the coding sequence ATGGGTCATACGCCAACGAACGAGATCCGGATTCGCTTGTTCGCTGGACTCAGGGAGCAGGCGGGCTGGGCGGAGCAGTACTGGTCGGTCGCGACAACCCCGAAGGGACCCCTCACCCCAGAGGAACTCTGGGACATCCTGCAACTGCCAGGCCCATTGGGCAGCGTGCGCATCGCCATCAATCAACAGTTCGCCGAACCCAACACACCCCTGAAGCCAGGCGATGAGCTCGCCTTCCTGCCACCGATCAGCGGGGGGTAG
- the moaC gene encoding cyclic pyranopterin monophosphate synthase MoaC codes for MSSELPPPSLTHLNASGEVHMVEVGDRPSTRREARAEGCIRMQPEVLALVLEGRAPKGDVLAVARVAAIQAAKRTWELIPLCHPIALSGVEVVIEACSDGSGLRLEASARTTGSTGVEMEALTAVQVGLLTLYDMLKSADPAMTITGVRLLSKSGGRHGAWQRDD; via the coding sequence ATGTCGTCGGAGCTGCCGCCGCCCTCGCTCACCCACCTCAACGCCAGCGGCGAGGTGCACATGGTGGAGGTGGGTGATCGGCCCAGCACCCGCCGCGAGGCCCGGGCCGAGGGATGCATTCGGATGCAGCCTGAGGTGTTGGCATTGGTGCTGGAGGGCCGCGCCCCCAAGGGCGACGTGTTGGCGGTGGCGCGGGTGGCGGCGATTCAGGCGGCCAAGCGCACATGGGAGTTGATCCCGCTCTGCCATCCGATCGCCCTCAGCGGCGTGGAGGTGGTGATTGAGGCCTGCAGCGATGGCTCTGGGCTGCGCCTCGAGGCCAGCGCCCGCACCACCGGCAGCACCGGGGTGGAGATGGAGGCGCTCACGGCCGTGCAGGTGGGCTTGCTCACCCTGTACGACATGCTCAAATCCGCCGATCCAGCGATGACCATCACCGGCGTGCGCTTGCTGAGCAAGAGCGGCGGCCGCCATGGCGCGTGGCAGCGCGATGACTGA
- a CDS encoding molybdopterin molybdotransferase MoeA — protein sequence MTEPYGREGLPLEQARAQILEVLQPLGLEETLPLTEALGRTTAASVLADAAVPGFRASIMDGYAIAGAAQPEPGQQWRLVGASAAGAPYGSALVAGEAVRILTGAVVPEGSERVLPQELVAREGEQLALVKPCGPNPWIRQPTEEAAPGQELVPAGQRLGVADLGRLASCGVQQLRVTRRPRLGLLISGDELRPPGLERGPGQIWESNSALLTALLQRLGFAVADQRVVVDQPEPLRAALQELAQGCDVVVSTGGVSAGDSDWIRPLVEELGAVRFWKLFLKPGRPFAWGQVAGVPFFGLPGNPVAAAITALQLLWPALQRLEGAELQLLPRLKVRLEAPLRRGSGRPELARAQLAVAADGGLWARIEGSQASSRIGSLQGADLLLEIPAELGGLEAGAELWAQLLRLPVF from the coding sequence ATGACTGAGCCCTACGGCCGCGAAGGCCTGCCGCTGGAGCAGGCCCGCGCTCAGATTCTGGAGGTGCTGCAGCCGCTGGGGCTCGAAGAAACCCTGCCGCTCACCGAAGCCCTCGGCCGCACCACCGCAGCTTCAGTGCTGGCTGACGCCGCGGTGCCCGGTTTTCGGGCTTCGATCATGGATGGCTACGCCATTGCCGGCGCAGCCCAGCCCGAGCCTGGCCAGCAGTGGCGGTTGGTGGGTGCTTCAGCCGCCGGCGCGCCCTATGGCAGCGCGCTGGTTGCCGGTGAAGCGGTGCGCATCCTCACCGGCGCGGTAGTGCCGGAGGGTAGTGAGCGGGTGCTGCCTCAGGAGTTGGTGGCGCGCGAGGGCGAGCAGCTCGCGCTGGTGAAACCCTGCGGGCCCAATCCCTGGATTCGCCAACCCACAGAGGAAGCAGCCCCGGGCCAGGAGCTGGTGCCGGCGGGTCAGCGGCTGGGGGTGGCGGATCTGGGGCGCCTCGCCAGTTGCGGCGTGCAGCAGCTGCGGGTGACGCGCCGGCCGCGCCTGGGGTTGTTGATCAGCGGCGATGAATTGCGGCCGCCCGGGCTGGAGCGGGGCCCGGGCCAGATCTGGGAGAGCAATTCGGCGTTGCTCACGGCGTTGCTGCAGCGCTTGGGGTTTGCCGTTGCCGATCAGCGGGTGGTTGTTGATCAACCGGAACCCTTGCGCGCCGCTCTGCAGGAGTTGGCCCAGGGTTGTGATGTGGTGGTGAGCACCGGCGGTGTGTCGGCCGGCGACAGCGATTGGATCCGCCCGCTGGTGGAGGAGTTGGGGGCGGTGCGCTTCTGGAAGCTGTTCCTCAAGCCCGGTCGCCCCTTTGCCTGGGGCCAGGTGGCGGGGGTGCCGTTTTTCGGGTTGCCGGGCAATCCAGTGGCAGCGGCGATCACGGCGCTGCAACTGCTCTGGCCGGCGCTGCAACGGCTTGAGGGGGCTGAGCTGCAGCTGTTGCCGCGGTTGAAGGTGCGGCTCGAGGCGCCGCTGCGCCGGGGTTCCGGCCGGCCTGAGCTAGCTCGGGCCCAGTTGGCGGTGGCGGCCGATGGCGGCCTCTGGGCGCGGATCGAAGGCTCGCAGGCCTCCTCGCGCATCGGTTCACTGCAGGGGGCTGATCTGCTGCTGGAGATTCCGGCGGAGCTTGGGGGCCTGGAGGCGGGCGCGGAGCTGTGGGCGCAGCTGTTGCGGTTGCCGGTGTTTTGA
- a CDS encoding molybdenum cofactor guanylyltransferase codes for MVRSCLLSGGASQRMGRDKALLPHQAGGSWLEHTLQQLAELGAPITLLTRWPEHLQLARDLELPQLEAIAEPPPWQGPLLALHRLMELHPDQQLLLCPVDMPGLDSAVLHQLLQAAGSDATAIHLAHDGHRSQPLLGIYPATKPRRDRLERTIATGERRLQRWLADERCCSVQLKAESIQNVNRFDELEPLSPL; via the coding sequence ATGGTGCGCTCTTGCCTACTGAGTGGTGGCGCCAGCCAGCGCATGGGTCGCGACAAGGCGCTCCTGCCCCACCAAGCTGGAGGCAGCTGGCTGGAGCACACCCTGCAGCAGCTAGCTGAGCTCGGAGCCCCGATCACATTGCTCACGCGCTGGCCGGAACATCTCCAGCTGGCCCGCGACCTCGAGCTACCGCAGCTCGAGGCGATTGCCGAGCCGCCTCCCTGGCAAGGCCCCTTGCTGGCACTGCATCGCCTGATGGAGCTCCATCCCGATCAACAGCTCCTGCTGTGCCCAGTGGATATGCCCGGGCTGGACAGCGCTGTGCTGCACCAGCTGCTGCAGGCAGCGGGCAGTGATGCAACCGCAATCCATCTGGCCCACGACGGCCACCGCAGCCAACCCCTCCTGGGGATCTACCCCGCCACGAAACCAAGGCGCGATCGCCTCGAGCGCACCATTGCCACGGGGGAGCGCAGGCTGCAACGGTGGTTGGCCGATGAACGGTGCTGCAGCGTGCAGCTGAAGGCAGAGTCGATACAGAACGTGAACCGTTTTGATGAGCTGGAGCCGCTCAGCCCTCTGTGA
- a CDS encoding GTP 3',8-cyclase MoaA — protein sequence MPAVDALGRPLGVLRLSLTARCNLACPYCLPDGQEPPGLLSLEQRLQLITAAVALGARSLRLTGGEPLLYPQLEALIRACQALREQGLHEIALTSNGLLLSAERAQRLRSAGLDRLTLSLDGSNPASVATMAGLADEAAGARALQQVLEAIEHARCAGFDPATGALKLNAVIQRGRNEDQLLPLAALGRQRGLELRLIEYMDVGNRNGWSGADVVPAAAMVQTIHERWPLEAMGRAQHGTANRWRYSDGHGAVAVVASVSEPFCGDCNRLRITADGIAYTCLFAAPGSGVDLRPWLQPGITPAQLHQAMADLWIARTDRYSETRERTGATKQPHAEMAYLGG from the coding sequence ATGCCAGCCGTTGATGCCCTGGGCAGGCCCTTGGGCGTGCTGCGGCTCTCGCTCACAGCCCGCTGCAACCTGGCCTGCCCCTATTGCCTACCGGATGGGCAGGAGCCCCCGGGGCTGCTGAGCCTGGAGCAGCGGCTGCAGCTGATTACAGCGGCGGTCGCCCTGGGGGCGCGCAGCCTGCGCCTAACGGGCGGCGAACCGCTGCTGTATCCACAGCTCGAGGCCCTAATCCGCGCCTGCCAAGCCCTACGCGAGCAGGGCTTACACGAGATCGCCCTCACGAGCAATGGCCTGCTGCTGAGCGCCGAACGCGCCCAGCGCCTGCGCAGCGCTGGCCTGGATCGCCTCACCCTGAGCCTGGATGGCAGCAACCCCGCCAGCGTGGCAACCATGGCGGGCCTGGCGGATGAGGCAGCTGGCGCGCGAGCCCTCCAGCAGGTGTTGGAGGCGATCGAGCATGCACGCTGCGCCGGCTTTGATCCAGCCACTGGCGCTCTGAAGCTCAACGCGGTGATCCAGCGAGGCCGCAACGAGGATCAACTGCTGCCCCTGGCGGCCTTGGGCCGCCAGCGCGGCCTAGAACTTCGCCTGATCGAATACATGGATGTGGGCAACCGCAACGGCTGGAGTGGGGCCGATGTTGTGCCCGCCGCCGCGATGGTGCAAACGATTCATGAGCGCTGGCCGCTGGAGGCCATGGGCCGAGCCCAGCACGGCACTGCCAACCGATGGCGTTACAGCGATGGGCATGGCGCCGTGGCCGTGGTGGCATCGGTGAGTGAACCCTTCTGCGGCGATTGCAACCGGCTGCGCATCACGGCCGATGGCATCGCTTACACCTGCCTGTTTGCAGCCCCCGGCAGCGGTGTGGATCTACGGCCCTGGCTGCAACCGGGGATCACGCCCGCTCAACTGCACCAAGCGATGGCAGACCTCTGGATCGCACGCACCGATCGTTACAGCGAAACCCGCGAGCGCACCGGCGCCACCAAGCAGCCCCACGCAGAGATGGCCTATCTCGGCGGCTGA
- a CDS encoding MFS transporter has translation MLGDLWSFQGRYRTLHLTWFAFFLTFVVWFNLAPLATTVKADFGLTVPQIRTLAICNVALTVPARILIGMLLDKFGPRITYSTLLVFAAIPCLMFAAAQDFSQLVVARLLLSIVGAGFVIGIRMVAEWFPPKEIGLAEGVYGGWGNFGSAFSALTLVIVAGWLSFSGGFELPTGEILNWRGAIALTGIISAVYGFIYYANVSDTPPGKTYQKPAKSAGLEVTSMKDFWGLLGMNVPFAAILAVLVWRLQKVKFLDATGYTIGMALVLIWFAFQTWGIIRTNRDLILGNKTYPKEDRYEFKQVAILELTYIVNFGSELAVVSMLPAFFESTFDLPKATAGILASCYAFVNLVARPGGGLISDRMGSRKGTMGFLTIGLGIGYLVMSLIKPGTFTGTAGIAIAVLLTMACSFFVQAGEGATFAMVPLVKKRVTGQIAGMVGAYGNVGAVAYLTIFSLLPIWMGGDAAEPSAEIVAASNSAFFQILGIAGLIVGFLCYFFLKEPKGSFAEEHADETALAQV, from the coding sequence ATGCTTGGCGACCTCTGGTCGTTCCAGGGGAGATATCGAACGCTCCATCTCACCTGGTTCGCCTTTTTCCTCACCTTTGTTGTTTGGTTCAACCTGGCACCTCTGGCCACCACGGTGAAGGCTGATTTCGGCCTCACCGTGCCCCAGATCCGCACCCTGGCCATCTGCAATGTGGCCCTCACCGTGCCGGCTCGCATCCTGATCGGGATGCTGCTGGATAAGTTCGGCCCGCGCATCACCTACTCCACGTTGTTGGTGTTTGCGGCCATTCCCTGCTTGATGTTTGCTGCAGCCCAGGATTTCAGCCAGTTGGTGGTGGCTCGTCTGCTGCTCTCGATCGTGGGTGCTGGCTTTGTGATCGGCATCCGCATGGTGGCCGAGTGGTTCCCGCCGAAGGAAATCGGTTTGGCTGAGGGTGTTTACGGCGGCTGGGGCAACTTCGGTTCAGCCTTCTCCGCCCTCACCCTCGTGATCGTGGCCGGTTGGCTCTCCTTCTCCGGTGGCTTTGAGCTGCCCACCGGTGAAATCCTCAATTGGCGCGGTGCCATCGCCCTCACCGGCATCATCTCGGCGGTGTATGGTTTCATCTATTACGCCAACGTTTCCGATACTCCCCCGGGCAAGACCTACCAGAAGCCTGCCAAATCAGCTGGCCTGGAAGTGACCTCCATGAAGGACTTCTGGGGTCTGCTGGGTATGAATGTGCCCTTCGCTGCCATCCTGGCTGTGCTGGTGTGGCGCCTGCAGAAGGTCAAGTTCCTCGATGCCACCGGCTACACCATCGGTATGGCGTTGGTGCTGATCTGGTTTGCCTTCCAAACCTGGGGCATCATCCGCACCAACCGTGATCTGATCCTTGGCAACAAGACCTACCCCAAGGAGGATCGCTATGAGTTCAAACAGGTGGCCATTCTTGAGCTCACCTACATCGTGAACTTTGGCTCTGAGCTGGCCGTGGTGTCGATGCTGCCGGCCTTCTTCGAGAGCACCTTTGATCTGCCCAAGGCCACAGCCGGCATCCTGGCTTCCTGCTACGCCTTCGTGAACCTGGTGGCACGCCCCGGCGGTGGACTCATCTCTGATCGCATGGGCAGCCGCAAGGGCACGATGGGCTTCCTGACCATTGGTCTGGGCATCGGCTATCTGGTGATGAGCCTGATCAAGCCTGGAACCTTTACCGGTACGGCGGGGATTGCGATCGCTGTGCTGCTCACCATGGCCTGCTCCTTCTTTGTGCAGGCGGGTGAAGGCGCCACCTTCGCCATGGTGCCCCTGGTGAAGAAGCGGGTCACCGGCCAGATCGCCGGCATGGTGGGTGCCTACGGCAACGTGGGCGCCGTGGCTTACCTCACCATCTTCAGCCTGCTTCCCATTTGGATGGGCGGTGATGCGGCTGAACCCAGTGCTGAGATTGTGGCGGCATCGAATAGTGCCTTCTTCCAGATCCTGGGGATTGCCGGCCTGATTGTGGGCTTCCTTTGCTACTTCTTCCTCAAGGAGCCCAAGGGTTCCTTCGCCGAAGAACACGCCGACGAAACGGCTCTGGCGCAGGTCTGA
- a CDS encoding nucleotidyltransferase domain-containing protein produces MGARSQTDLDLAPLQHMAAAIRQEIPGAEVRLFGSRARGEARTDSDVDVLITVSDQWLATHDRWSVLDRLRWTISEPSRPVDLLLFSQSQVEQRRKLRSNVVYQAYQEGLRLDG; encoded by the coding sequence GTGGGCGCGAGATCTCAAACCGACCTGGATCTGGCGCCGCTGCAGCACATGGCCGCTGCGATTCGTCAGGAGATCCCGGGCGCTGAGGTGCGGCTCTTTGGATCCAGAGCCCGTGGTGAGGCTCGTACAGACTCCGATGTGGATGTGTTGATCACGGTGAGTGATCAGTGGTTAGCCACGCACGATCGATGGTCTGTGCTGGATCGCCTTCGCTGGACCATCAGTGAACCCAGCCGCCCAGTTGACCTCTTGCTCTTTTCTCAGTCCCAAGTTGAGCAGCGCCGCAAGCTTCGCAGCAACGTGGTGTATCAGGCCTACCAGGAGGGGCTGAGGTTGGATGGCTGA
- a CDS encoding HEPN domain-containing protein produces the protein MAEADALAMLKIARRDLQAAQAMLDSAAFHEAVLGFQLQQTLEKALKASLYFLDECPPFPHDLVALLKLLERAGVDISGCRELARFTDFAVQIRYDEQPDLQGLDRSVWNVKAEALVLAVEALLPPTCAGDH, from the coding sequence ATGGCTGAGGCCGATGCCCTGGCCATGTTGAAGATCGCCAGACGCGATCTTCAGGCGGCTCAGGCGATGCTCGACAGCGCTGCCTTTCATGAGGCGGTGTTGGGCTTTCAGCTGCAGCAGACGCTGGAGAAGGCTCTTAAGGCAAGTCTCTACTTCCTGGATGAATGTCCACCATTCCCTCACGATCTGGTGGCGTTGTTGAAGTTGCTGGAACGGGCTGGTGTTGATATCTCGGGCTGCCGAGAGCTCGCACGATTCACCGATTTTGCGGTGCAGATCCGCTACGACGAACAACCTGACCTGCAGGGCCTCGACCGTTCCGTCTGGAACGTGAAAGCCGAAGCCTTGGTCCTTGCCGTTGAAGCTTTGCTGCCGCCCACCTGTGCTGGGGATCACTGA
- a CDS encoding molybdenum cofactor biosynthesis protein MoaE has translation MPLKIDLLCHALQPVACLEQWHLSLQSQGHPASAAESLFIGRVRGTASDGMPLQALELEHYPGMTEQQLEHLARECCNRHGVLSCLVQHRIGLVHPGEAIVLVAIGADRRGPAQRCCQELLEALKHNAPFWKREWRSDGSSEWLSGNTPL, from the coding sequence ATGCCGTTGAAGATCGACCTTCTCTGCCATGCCCTGCAGCCCGTGGCCTGCCTGGAGCAATGGCACCTCAGCCTGCAGAGCCAGGGCCATCCCGCCAGTGCGGCCGAAAGTCTGTTCATCGGTCGGGTGCGCGGCACGGCCAGCGATGGCATGCCCCTGCAGGCCCTGGAGCTCGAGCACTACCCCGGCATGACCGAGCAACAGCTGGAGCACCTCGCCCGGGAATGCTGCAATCGCCACGGGGTGCTCAGCTGTCTGGTGCAGCACCGCATCGGCCTAGTGCACCCCGGTGAGGCGATCGTGCTGGTGGCCATCGGCGCCGACCGCCGCGGCCCGGCCCAGCGCTGCTGCCAGGAGCTGCTGGAGGCCCTCAAACACAACGCCCCCTTTTGGAAGCGCGAATGGCGCAGCGACGGCAGCAGCGAATGGCTCAGCGGCAACACACCGCTCTGA